The following coding sequences are from one Shewanella eurypsychrophilus window:
- the ftsY gene encoding signal recognition particle-docking protein FtsY, translated as MAKKGFFSWFRKDKSKDEVKAPEAEVTTPVATEASDNQQDQDALARNEAERLEAERLEVEKAEAARLEAEHLEAEKVETARLEAQRVESERLEAQRAESERLEAQRVETERLEAQRVETERLEAQRVESERLEAQRVETERLEAQRVETERLEAQRVETERLEAQRVETERLEAQRVETERLEAQRVETERLEAQSEAQRVEAERLEAQRVEAERLEAEKAAEAARIEAERLEAESAAEALAAETAEVDVELQPEPQVKPVKEGFFARLKRGLKRTSENIGSGFVGLFKGKKIDDDLFEELEEQLLIADVGVETTTRLIDSLTEQASRKQLKDGEALYELLREEMQKTLEPVSIPLVPENADGPFVILMVGVNGVGKTTTIGKLAKQYQAQGKSVMLAAGDTFRAAAVEQLQVWGQRNDIPVIAQHTGADSASVLFDALQAARARNVDVLIADTAGRLQNKAHLMDELKKVVRVMKKLDENAPHEVMLTLDAGTGQNAISQADLFKKAVGVTGITISKLDGTAKGGVIFAIADKFGIPIRHIGVGEQIDDLRTFNAKDFVDALFTQESDENK; from the coding sequence ATGGCAAAGAAAGGTTTTTTTTCCTGGTTCCGCAAAGATAAATCGAAAGATGAAGTAAAGGCGCCAGAAGCAGAAGTTACAACTCCAGTTGCAACTGAGGCGAGTGATAATCAGCAAGATCAAGATGCGCTTGCTCGTAATGAGGCAGAACGTCTTGAAGCTGAACGTCTTGAAGTAGAAAAAGCAGAGGCAGCACGTCTTGAAGCTGAACATCTTGAGGCTGAAAAAGTAGAAACAGCACGTCTTGAAGCTCAAAGAGTTGAATCTGAACGTCTTGAAGCTCAAAGAGCTGAATCTGAACGTCTTGAAGCTCAAAGAGTTGAAACAGAACGTCTTGAAGCTCAAAGAGTTGAAACAGAACGTCTTGAAGCTCAAAGAGTTGAATCTGAACGTCTTGAAGCTCAAAGAGTTGAAACAGAGCGTCTTGAAGCTCAAAGAGTTGAAACAGAACGTCTTGAGGCTCAAAGAGTTGAAACAGAACGTCTTGAGGCTCAAAGAGTTGAAACAGAACGTCTTGAGGCTCAAAGAGTTGAAACAGAACGTCTTGAGGCTCAAAGAGTTGAAACAGAACGTCTTGAGGCTCAAAGTGAGGCTCAAAGAGTTGAAGCTGAACGTCTTGAAGCTCAAAGAGTTGAGGCAGAACGTCTCGAAGCAGAAAAAGCTGCAGAAGCTGCGCGCATAGAGGCTGAACGCCTTGAAGCTGAAAGTGCAGCAGAGGCTCTTGCAGCAGAAACAGCAGAGGTCGACGTAGAGCTGCAGCCTGAACCTCAGGTAAAACCTGTTAAAGAGGGATTCTTTGCTCGATTGAAGCGTGGCTTAAAGCGTACCAGTGAGAACATTGGTAGTGGCTTCGTTGGTCTGTTTAAAGGCAAGAAGATTGATGATGATCTTTTTGAAGAACTCGAAGAGCAGTTGCTTATTGCTGATGTTGGCGTCGAAACCACCACACGTCTTATCGATAGCCTGACCGAGCAAGCAAGCCGCAAGCAGCTTAAAGATGGTGAAGCCCTCTATGAGCTGCTTCGAGAAGAGATGCAGAAGACATTAGAGCCTGTTTCTATTCCACTGGTCCCTGAAAATGCAGATGGTCCTTTTGTTATCTTGATGGTAGGTGTCAATGGTGTTGGTAAGACAACAACCATAGGAAAGCTTGCCAAACAGTATCAGGCTCAAGGTAAATCGGTTATGTTAGCAGCAGGTGATACCTTCCGTGCTGCTGCGGTTGAGCAGTTGCAAGTATGGGGACAGCGTAATGATATTCCCGTCATTGCTCAGCACACTGGTGCTGACAGTGCCTCTGTATTGTTTGATGCCTTGCAAGCAGCACGAGCCCGAAATGTTGACGTATTAATTGCCGACACCGCAGGCCGTTTGCAGAATAAGGCTCACTTGATGGACGAACTGAAGAAAGTCGTTCGGGTGATGAAGAAGTTGGATGAAAATGCCCCCCATGAGGTGATGTTGACCTTAGATGCGGGCACAGGACAGAATGCGATTAGTCAGGCTGATCTGTTCAAGAAAGCGGTAGGTGTAACGGGGATTACTATCAGTAAGCTAGATGGTACGGCAAAAGGTGGGGTGATCTTCGCCATTGCCGATAAGTTTGGGATCCCTATACGTCATATCGGCGTCGGAGAGCAGATTGATGATCTTCGCACTTTCAATGCCAAAGACTTTGTCGATGCGCTGTTTACTCAAGAGAGTGATGAGAATAAGTAA